Within Natator depressus isolate rNatDep1 chromosome 6, rNatDep2.hap1, whole genome shotgun sequence, the genomic segment CTCTGGCCTCCATAAACAAGATAGGGTGGCCGTTGTAAAATGACAGATTGCTCTTTCTCAAAGGGAGAAGAAACTGGAAAGCAGGGCTTTTTTGGCTAATTAGAAAGATATCTCCAAGGCTGCTTTGTGTTGGTCACATTGAGTTTAGTAATAAACCTTCTTAACTGATATCCCAGTAACTAAGATAAAGATAAATTTCTCCCCCAATGCAGTGAAGCCAGAGAACTCTAAAGCTTTGTCATAGCATTGTACTCTGCAAGAGACTGGGACTTCCCTGGTATTGATAAATACTCAATGCTGTCTTTGTCTTCCACGGCCTGTCTTTAGGGCCTACTTAGTGCATGCCCACCCACTGAAAGCACTACAGTTGCTGGTGAGGGCCTTTGGGCACTGGGAAGGTTTAATTGATCTTGTGCTGCACTCCAGTGCTCCCAGGTGAAACACTATTTGAAAAATATTACTAAACTTGCCTTGTCCCATTCAGTCTTGACAAACAGCAGCAGAGTCTGTCTGTGTATACCCGGAAGTGGCTGCAGAGAGAGGCCCAGCATGTAGTCTGTTCCCTCTCCTGAAGGACGTGTATTTCAGGGCATGCGTTGGTATAGACAAGACAAAACCCTTCATAGTCACTAGAACTCAGAGTGAGGACACTTGGCCATTTAAATAGCCCCCTTCTTCCTCTGTGGACACTACTGTCATGTGTCATGTCTGTCACCAAGCAGAGCCTGGCCTCCTTTCTATCCTACCAAGGCCAGGGTTGACTTATAACTCCCTTCTCTGCTACCAGcgtcctttcctctcccctctgctcaTTCGCTAGTTCATCCTCTGCTGTTTTCCTGTTGTGACAGTTGCAGATTCCTCCCTCTCCTTCATTTCATCCCACGTGATCTTCCTTTCTGGCTGTTCTTACCATGTTTCCTCCTCCTTGAATCTCTGCACTGACTTTCCCACTAAACCCAAGCTTCCCCTTCTTGTCTCTAGCCCTGCTTACCTAAAGAAGCTGGTAtttccaccttcccctgcagTCCCTGCACCTCACCCAGTATTTTCTTCTGCCCACTGCCTTGTCCTCAGATCCATCGCTGGAGGCCATTGCGCTAGAAGAGGTGAGGAACAATCCTGTGCTAGTACCAGGGAGCTGGATTAGATGGTCCCTAATAgtgtctcttccagtcctaaGTGTTAGTTAATCTCCTTCACGAGGCCCATGCTGCCCCCATGGCTGGCACTGTCTCCCCGTGAATGTAGTTAGAGAAAAGGCTTGGAGAGGTACATTGTGCTGCCATCTCCTGAAACCCCACCTATTACACCCCAGCAGGTCATTCTGTTGCCCTGGCTGCTTCATGCTGCCCTGCacttgtaacccacacacctcgtgggtgtggtgttctgtcccatctagtggcacttggaccacttagagattaatgagtttgctctacagccttagctaacagccatatggTTTTTAGcttgtggtagaggctcatgcactgagctccaggttcaatcccgcccgccGACACCCGGGGTCTGTCGCTGTTACTCACCCACTCGGATTCCCTGTGTTCCAGAGCAGGGTTTTGCTTTTCTCTGTGGACCGTTGAAAAGCATCATTTATAGCCCAGTACAAACTGTGGTGCCAAttcggggggggggatggggacgggACATGTcatgtccccttctccccccccccccctggttTTTGCACTTCCTTAAGCAACGGTCTTGTACTAAATCAGTACTCTGCTGCAGGAGCGGTCCAGAGCATtgcaatgccactgaaatttGACCCAGCCATCCCCCTGTACAGACAGAGACACAGccgggccaaatttcagtgagtggcatTTTGACCTGATGCATAGGGTTACAATGCCACTCAAACTTGGCCCAGACCGTTCTCTGTCCAGATGGAGGGCTGCCAAGCCAAATGGTTTTGCAACCTGGTGCACGGGGACTGCCAAGAACTCACTTCCTGATAGCATCGACTCATGCAATggtgacttgattatggtctAAAAGTACCTAAGTGGGGAACCaacatttgataatgggctcttcagtctagcagagaaagtataacatggtccaatggctggaacttgaagctagacatattcagactggaaataaagcgtaAATATTACCTCATGAACCTTGACACtctaaatttttaacagtgtaagtaattaaccattggaacaaccaagggctgtggtgggttctctctctctggcaatttctaaaatatatgctccaggaattattttggggaaggtctatggcctgtgtgacacaagaggtcagactagatcagtggttctcaaacttttatactggtgacccctttcacatagcaagcctctgagtgcgacaccccttacatatttttaaaaagtgtttttaatttataacaccattataaacgttggcaaagcagggtttggggtggaggctgacagctcgtgacccctcatgtaataacctcctGACCCCTGGACTAAATAACCCTGTAAATAACCTCCTGACccctgagaacccctggactaaaTGATccccatggtcccttctgggttgGGATctatgaaaaagagagagaggggaggctCCCTGGTTGAGAgagggggtccctgggggggggagagagagagagaggggggagtaGAATGGGGTCCCTgatggaggaggggtggggactggaATTTGCTTCCCCTCCCAAAAGTTTGACTTGGTGCCACTGAATACAAATAATGCAAAACTCAGAGAGCTAGAGCTGCTAACACCCAATTTGCCAGTATGGACCTTGCCCTGGCAAGGTCTATAGTTGTCCCACCTAATAGGGCTCCCACTCCTTCCCTAGGGAAACTTTCAAACCTAAGCAATCCACATCTCCTCTTCACCCCCCAATTTGTCCTACTTCAACCTAATCACAAAGCACCTTCTTTGTGCAGAGAGGGTGAGTCTCCTCATTGTGCAAAGCTCCCAACATCTCTGGGCCATGTAAATcagagaggtcatttagtccatcatcatccccatccccactctcTCTGCcaaggcagggccaagtaaacctagagcatCCATAATAGGGGGTTTTTGTCCAACCTGTGTCAACCCTCCACAGATGAGGATTCCATGGCCTCCCTAGTTAACCTCTTCCGTTGTTTAACTACCCTCATCATTAAGACTAAGACTTTGttacggatatttttagtaaaagtgagggacaggtcacaggcaataaagaaaagtACAGGGGAGCAGTGACCTGTCCctcacttttactaaaaaatccataacaaaatggggatctgcagATCCCCACGTGGCCTGCAGCGGGGCTAGAAGCTGAGGGGGCCCCCACCATGAGTTGGGTGTCAGTGCTCCAGGGTCCCCTGCTGCCTATGGCTAGGAGCTGAGGGGGCCCCCACTGTGGGTTGGATGTGGgggcccgctccctgcagcagctgggggctgtggggtcaCCCCACCACCCACAGTGGCCGGGAGCTCCAGAGTACCTCCACCGCCTGCAGCTTGGGCCCACGGTGGCCAGGAGCGGTGGGGTACCCTGCCACAtccaggagctgtggggtacccccactGTCTGCAATGGCTTGGAACTCCAGGGGAccgccagaggcagtgggggtaACCTGCAactccctgctcctgcaggagGCGGGGAACTCTGCAGCTCCCGACCACCACAAGCTGAAGTCATGGCTTCTGTGACTTCCAGCGACCTCCGTgattaaatcgtagccttactccTCATTAATAAGCTTGTGTCTAATctagatctcccttgctgcagactagGCTGATGACTTTTTGTCCTacattcagtggacatggagaacaactgatcactgtccttttATAATAAcctttcacatatttgaagatttattCTGTCCCTGCTCAGCCCTCTCCTCTTTAGACTAAACAGGAGGAAGGGTTGAAAGAATTGGCCATTAGTCATATTTTCTAAACTTCTCATTTTTGTTGAActgctctggactctctccagtttgttcacaaaGTAACTCTAGCTGGAGCCTCCTTAGTCTCCAAGATTCTTTGCTTTGAGGGGCGTGTATGTCTTATGCCATGTCTGGCATTGCTGGTGTGTGCATGTCATGTACACTAGGACTGGGTGTTACGCTGCTTGGAGGCCTCTGACTATGGGTAACAGGGCCCTAAAATGACCAAGTTCTTGTTTGTTCTTGCAGGCTCCAAAGATGGGAGCATCACAGAAGTGAATgtgagcccctgccccacacagccctgccagctCCAGAAAGGGATGTCCTACAGCGTCAATGTCACCTTCTCCAGCAGTAAGAGCAGAACATGCTACTTTAGGGGTTGAGCTTCTATGGGGGTGGTGGCTTCTCTGCAGCGGTGGGTGGAGATgggagggcagaaggggaggtAACCACTTTTCATCCCTGGGACTTGCCTGCAGCAGTTGGAGATGTGGGGAAGGATGGCTGGGAAGTGTCCTCACAGCAGGAGAGAAATGAAAAGCATCTACTGGTGACCTCATCCTACATTGCATCCCTATGAGCTGCAGGGGACACTGCATGGGGTGGAAACGGTGCCCTGCCCTAATAGCTCTGTAGCTGTGGGCAGCTGCTCATCTCCCTCTCATCCCTTTCCCTGTCTGCAGAGATCAAGAGCCAGGGCAGCACAGCGAAGGTGTATGGGGAGATGCTCCATGTGGACATACCCTTTCCCATCCCTGAGCCTGATGGATGCAAGTGTGGGATCCAGTGTCCCATTGAGAAAGGCCATTCCTATAGCTACCTGAACAAGCTGCCTGTGAAAAGCGAGTACCCCAGTGTAAGTACCCACAAGCCAGCTCCAAGTCTCGGAGCTACCCAGCCTGGTCAGAGCTCAGCCCCACAGCATGCCTTTCAGCAAGGAGGCCCTTTTACCCTTGGGAATAGGGGGTGCATGGGAGGTCAACTGTCAGGAGTCACCTCTGCTCCATGCACTATTTTCTCCAAAACCGGTCTCCAATTCCTGATCCCATGCCAGGCCTGTCACGGGGAGCAGCTTGGTTGTGACTGCAGGGGTTGGGGAAGGTGTGTACAGTGTTTGCAGGCCCCTTTCTGGGCAGTGCTTCCAGATAACCTCTTTCCAGAGCCTGTGACTCTGAGAGTCATGGCCCTGCACCAGCTCTTCCCTCCTAGCCCTAGTGCCTCATGGTGATGGGGAGCTTaatgaaaatttcagctcaaaggGCCAGGACTTTTCTTAACAGACACAGTGCAAGTCCCTCTATCACCGTAGTAGGGTCAGTATTGACTTGGAGGGTGGAGTGCTAGTCCTTAGAGATCTTCCAGCCAACCCTGCTTAGCATGCAAGATGTTCTGCATGTACAGCATAGCTGGAATTAGCCTGATGCAGCTCACCTGGCTCCCAGTCTGCTTCCAGAGGTGCAGTTCCATCCATaactgggggcagaggggtgggttttctccttccccaccccacaaagAAACTTAGGCTGCCTCCATGCCTGAGGACCAGCAACTCCCTGCACACTCTCACATCCTTTGTCTCTTTCAGATTAAACTGATCGTCAAGTGGGAGCTGATTGATGACCAAAATGAGATGTTGTTCTGCTGGAAGATACCTGTCCAGATCACCAGCTAAGGAGCCCTGCTTGCcgctttgggggaggggagagtagaAGTGAAAACATAGGTCAGACTCTTCTTATATAATGGGCATTTCCTAGCATCTGCTTCAAAATTCTGCAGCCTCTAAGCAACCGGCACTGTGTTGTCCCAAAGCTGAGGTACAGTTGCTGCAGGGGCATCAATAGGCAGAGGGCTCAACTCCCTGCAACTTAAGAGGGGGCAGAGTCTGGCAGCCATTGGTGGCAGTGGCTGAGCAGCACATTGCTGGAGCTCTGCGATGGTTTCTGTCCCTTGAAAtgagcccctctctctctctctcatgcaatGGGGCTGGTGTCAGCTGCTGCCTGTTAACCCTTGAGTGCCTGTCCTGATAGAATGCTGCTGCATCCCTCTGCTTTTCTCCTGCTCAGTCATGACCAGAGTGTTCCTGCGACCTGCATCGGCCATCCAGAGCCAATGGAGGGTGAAGAGAGGGGACTGGCCCTGCCACTTGTCTTCCATGAGCACTGGTGTTTCCTTGGCCCAGCAGCTCTACAGCTGGGAGAATGCTTCCTCTGTGCAGGCGCAAACCCAAACCGCATGCAGCATCTCTGCAGGGATGACTCTTACTAACCAGTGATTTGCACTGTCTGTTAATTCAcatggagctgctgctgggggctctTCAACCCTAACCTCTTTTTATaactttcctttttaataaaggCTCAATAAAAACTACCACCTGCCTGTTTTGCCTTGTGTGATGGGGTGGCCAGTGTAAGGTATCATCTTCAAGCTGGGGCCAGAGGTGCCACTATCATTATGCGAGAGGAGTAGATGATGGCCCAGCTGAGGATGCAGCCAGTCCCTGCACCGTGCTGCTATGAGGAAGCAGCTTGATGCCACAGCCCACTGCCAGGCTGGACATATGATCTCCCCTCAGTTATAGGAAAGGAAAAACATAGTAGGAGTTAAGGCTACTCACCAGCTAGTAGTAGAATGTCCCTTCAGGGCTGTGTACCCTAAATTTAAAAGGGCCACCTCCCCCTAAAGAGTCTGGGCAAACGTTGCCAGAAGACAGTGGCCCTCCACTGGGGAATTAAAGGAAGGTGCTCCTGCTGCACTGTGTGCATCACCATGTATGGACTCTTCTTCCCAGGATCTGAGCGGTCAGGCTAGGCAGAGATGAGGCAGGGATAGTCCTGACCAACCCCAGTGTCTGAGCCACAGGgtccaaaataaacattttatttaacaaTGACAGATGTTCCCTAGCAGATTCCATTAGGAAAAGCCACCAACAGCTTTACAAAGCTggaaccccatccccctgctaGGCAATCGTACAAAGTGCAGGGGTGAAGTCTTAtgcccagggagagcagggtCCCCAGGCCTTTCAAACCTGCTGGGCTCCACGTCCAAGCCACCGTCAGAGGACAGGCAGCATCTGTACAAAGCTGGAGCTGGCCCTCCTCACACTCAAGCTCCCAGGCCTGGGGGTTCATGCACCAGGCTGTGCCTTGGGGCAGGGCAAAGACACCAGCAAAAGCAATGAGGGGTAACACTGGCAACTATGAAGGCTCTGGACTATGGGTGGGAGTGGGGTGAAGTGTCCTGTGAGCCCTCAAACAGGATAGCATGATGAATTGCTGTCAACCCCTCTGCCAGGCACTGGGGAAGGGCTGAGGCTTCTCGCCACTCTCCGCTATTTACACGGGTTactgaggagctgggggaaggtgcTGCCCTTCTGCAGCTTCAGCTGCTAGAGTTCCTTTTTTAAGGCCTGTTTAGCCATTTCAATAATCGTGAGCCTCACAGGTCTGCAGTGCAGGGAGTAGGGGGGCCCTGTGGGTTGGtcggggagaggagtggggggccTTGTGGGTCCATGttgtggcagaagcaggaggTTGGTGGTGAGCAGACCAGGCAGGGAGGTGGCTGCAGATGCTTGGCGCTCTCTACCCTGGACTGTGTCCCTATGGGCTCAGCCAGGTGCGGTATGGCAAGAAGGTTGTGCGCTTTGGGGGATGAGCAAAGGGCATCAAAGCTACTGCAGTCCCAGGGGGCCTCTCTCCAGCCAATGGATCCCAGGTACCAGCAGAGTGTCTGAGGGGGGCCACCCTTGCCCCGTCAGTCCCCTAAAGCTGTGCTGCCTCTGGGCTCTGGGTCGGTGCAGGAGCACAGCGGTGGGGCTCAGCCTGCACCACAAAGCCAGGCGAGCAGTTGCAGCGGTAGGAGCCCTCTGTATTTTCACAGGTGCCGGCCTCACACAGGGGCCCAGGGCCGCTCACCACCTCACACTCATTAATGTCTGAAAGGAGAGGGATGAGAAAAAAGCCTGAAAGTCATGTTCTGTAGCACAGCACCCCCACTGCACAGTATACCTCCAAATCCAGCACCTCCATGCCCCCacagcacacacagctcccccacaCCTAACACCCCCACTGCAAGGAGCCCTCCAAGCCTCCCACACACAGCACCCCCATGCCACACCCAATTCCCCATGCCCAGCAGCCCCCAAGCCACACAAAGCTGCCCCAAACCCAGCACCCCCACATTGCAAAGCAACCCCGTGACCCCATGCTGTAGTGCTCCCTCATGCCCAGCAACCTCACAGTGCATAGGGCTCCCCCACACTGAACAAAGAAAGCATCCCATGATATAAACTGCCCCCCATACAGATCATCCCAAGAAGAATGCTTTGTGCTCCCTCTCAAGAATGAGACGAGCTAAACAACAAGATTTGGGGGAAAGGGTGATTTTGGTGTTGCAAAATTCCTCTAGCTGATTTGGCAAGGTTGCCGGGAAACAGAGACGAGGGCATCTCTGGGGTGGCCCTGAAAGGGGCCAATTATCACCTCAGGGACCAAAACACAGGCAAGGAACCTTGCACTGAGCAAACAAATGAGCATTTTATTAACCTACAGCTGTTCCAGAGTGCTGATGGAGGCCTTTTATCTAGACCAGCGTT encodes:
- the NPC2 gene encoding NPC intracellular cholesterol transporter 2 isoform X2, translating into MTACHIGSKDGSITEVNVSPCPTQPCQLQKGMSYSVNVTFSSKIKSQGSTAKVYGEMLHVDIPFPIPEPDGCKCGIQCPIEKGHSYSYLNKLPVKSEYPSIKLIVKWELIDDQNEMLFCWKIPVQITS
- the NPC2 gene encoding NPC intracellular cholesterol transporter 2 isoform X1, which translates into the protein MPAGTMLALTVALLLALGSVARAEPLRFVDCGSKDGSITEVNVSPCPTQPCQLQKGMSYSVNVTFSSKIKSQGSTAKVYGEMLHVDIPFPIPEPDGCKCGIQCPIEKGHSYSYLNKLPVKSEYPSIKLIVKWELIDDQNEMLFCWKIPVQITS